A genome region from Nocardioides cynanchi includes the following:
- a CDS encoding GyrI-like domain-containing protein gives MTAALPERYRARRGQVALVDVPDLLLASVDGAGDPNGPAFADAIRALYGVSYTAHFLLKKLAGEAPRVLPLEGLWWVDDHAAWDTFTRVAVGEAAVDDVDRALWRWRAFIVQPAPLDEDLLAEAVVAAAAKAGEPPPAVEVSRWCEGLSAQLLHVGSYAEETPSIVALHEGITALGYRPRGRHHEIYLGDPRRSAPEKLRTILRHPVEPVG, from the coding sequence ATGACGGCAGCCCTGCCCGAGCGCTACCGCGCCCGCCGCGGCCAGGTCGCGCTGGTCGACGTGCCCGACCTGCTCCTCGCCTCCGTCGACGGAGCGGGCGATCCGAACGGGCCGGCCTTCGCCGACGCGATCCGCGCCCTGTACGGCGTCAGCTACACCGCCCACTTCCTGCTGAAGAAACTGGCCGGTGAGGCGCCCCGGGTGCTGCCGCTGGAGGGGCTGTGGTGGGTGGACGACCATGCCGCGTGGGACACGTTCACGCGGGTGGCCGTCGGTGAGGCCGCCGTCGACGACGTCGACCGTGCCCTGTGGCGCTGGCGTGCGTTCATCGTGCAACCGGCCCCGCTGGACGAGGACCTGCTCGCCGAGGCCGTGGTCGCCGCCGCTGCCAAGGCCGGCGAGCCGCCGCCGGCCGTCGAGGTCTCGCGCTGGTGCGAAGGCCTGAGCGCGCAGCTGCTGCACGTCGGCTCGTACGCCGAGGAGACGCCGTCCATCGTCGCCCTGCACGAGGGCATCACCGCCCTCGGCTACCGGCCGCGCGGACGTCACCACGAGATCTACCTGGGCGACCCGCGGCGGAGCGCGCCGGAGAAGCTGCGGACCATCCTGCGCCACCCGGTGGAACCGGTCGGCTGA